ACTGTTTTGACTGACAATAGCAGACAGGGGGAGTATTTGAAACACATTTCACCTTTAAGTCTTGTAAACAGATTCATCAATCATAAAAAggaagaaacatgaaaaatgttttcctaatgttcatttttttttttttcttcctagGAGCGGGAATCTTTGTTACAACAGTGGTAGCTGGAAGCATTGCTCTGGTTAAGCCCTTCACTGTGGCGTCCCGACCATTCCTTCGTGATGTCATTTTCTACATTGCGGCTGTGTTTTGGACCTTCAGTATCCTGTATAAAGGCCATATTACCATTGGAGAATCCATAGGTACAATAAACGTTATTCACCTAATCACAtttgtaccattttttttttattcatttaggaAATTTACACATATTTTCATTCTGCATGTTCCATTTTCATACATAATATATGGATGCAATTGAAATTTCAATTTGTTCGACAAATCATCCATTTCTTCTTATCATGCTTTTCTGTTCTCCACAGGTTATCTGGTGCTGTATATTGCATATGTTGTGACTGTGATTGTTAGTGCATATATTTACAATCGTCAGAAGCATCAACTAAATGGATCGGCCCAGACCTCAGGCAGAGAACAGGGTAAAGAGACTGCCGTCTTTTTTAGCACTGAACTCAAATCACACACCACACACTTTTTTACCATCTTTCAGTCATATTACAATTCCTGAATAAGGAGTATCAaccttttcttttatttaatgtaaacgTGTTGTAAACTCACATAATTGTTTTTGATGACTGAGCTTTGGTTACTTGTGTACTTGTTCCCTTCCCTATTAATATGAGTTAACTGCACTAAGCTCAGCTGTCACATATTCAGATATAGTGCTTACAACAATACAAACTCAAAGCTCTGTCTGTTTAAATAAAGTGCTGTTGATGTTTATGAAGTAAAACTAATGCTGTTTGACTGACAGCTGTGTTAGTCTGGGCAGAGATTAATGAACTGCTGTTTTTGATTTTCAGAAGAGATTCTCCCATCTGATTCATGTAGAGAAAATGGCAGCATACAAGCACATGGTGGGTCACTTCCTCTCAACTTAAAACTGTGTTGGCTGAAGTTTCAGTGGGTTATGTGTGATTGTTTTCAAAACCACAGACTTTCATAATCATGTGGCTTTGCTATCTGCATTGGTACAGTGAAAGTTAGCGAGTTTCGCATCTTTAAGGAAGTTCTGTGATGTAGCAACTGTATTGCTATGTGTTAAgttgttacattttatgtttctgTGCTTTGATTTAGACTACTGGTTTGTGTGAAATTCTCacatatgtatttgtatgtgttGATGTGTATAAATGTATGTTTCAGATGAAGATGAAGGAGAGTATGAACCTTTGCTGCCTTACACTCAATCCACTGCTCAGATCTTCCTGAATGCCATTAACCCGGTGGACTGCCGGACCTGGAGGAGACAGCACTGGAGTGCCAAAGTCCTCAAAGTGATCAAGGTTGAAAACATGTGAATTCACTTGCACGATCACTTCCTGGTTCTAAATGAGTAATCATTTTTCTAGTAACCtgttgtttaaaacaaatttgtCCAGTTGTGGAATAATTGAGCTTTATATTCATGCCAATGTAATTTTAAGGTGACGATCCTGTTTTGTCTATCTGACTGTGTTAGGTGCCTGTAGAAGTGCTGTTATTGTTGACAGTTCCTGTAGTGGACACAGATAAGGAGGACCACAACTGGAAACGCCCACTGAACTGTTTGCACCTAATCACTGGGCCTCTGGTCTGTGTGCTTACCTTGCAGTCGGGCAAGTGTAAGTCAGTTGGCATTTTTATTTGAACCATGTAACCAAACTTGTTTAACAGCAGTCTCTTGTGTGCACATAAAAAGTGCAGTTATGTCATTGCTGTCATTGTTTTGTTACTTTAATGCACCTGCTGCACTCCGTCAGATGGAAATTCCTCCTTTGTGCCAAAAGACAAATGCTGTTGATGCAGATTTTATGTTCTGTAAAGTACATGTGACTAAAACAGACTATCTTTCTCTTTCGTTTAAGATGGCTTATTGCTCATTGGAGGAGAATTTCCAGTGTGGGTGCTTGTACTCTGCATTGGAGTCTTCCTCTCGGGCATAGTCTTCTTCACTACCACAAATGAGCGGCGTCCTAGATATCACTTTGTATGAATCTTCAGTTCATTcaatttattattgtgataaCAGCTGCATTACTccattattaatattgtgtaaattttacatttttttttaaactaattctttaagtagaactttaaaaagaacagaatttatttgaaatataaatcattatgtagacattataaatgtctttactgtctcaatttaatttatttttaaataaatatatatatatttttttgatgtttGTGTGCTTGTAGATCTATTCTCTGCTAGGTTTTGTGGTCAGTGCGCTGTGGATCAGCACTGTGGCGTCTGAGATTGTTAGTGTGCTGCACCTGCTGGGGGTTGTTCTCAGTCTCAGCAACACTGTACTGGGCCTCACCTTGTTAGCCTGGGGCAACAGCGTTGGAGGTATAGAACTTATCTTCtcattattttatgatttttgctCATAGCCAATATTCTAGGACTAATTTTGCATCTATTAGattgtattgttttcttttttgttggcactgttaaagggttagttcacttccacaatcaaaatttcatgataatttattcacccccatgttatccaagatgttcatgtcttctttcttcagttgagaagaaatgaatgtttttgaggaaaacattctaggatttttctccatatagacgGCTTCACTGGTGCCCAgtgggttgaaagtccaaattacattttcagtgcagcttcaaagggctctacatgatcccagtcaAAGAatatgggtcttatctagtgaaacaattggtcgttttctaaaaaaaaaaaaactacaagtatgtaagtatatactttttaaccacaaatggaGGTTTTGTACTAGCTGCGTCTTCACGCATTATGCAATCACGCTGGAAAAGTCACACGTGGTTAGTCCTTCATCCGTGTAGTTCAGTTCAGAAATGTTGGTTAAGGTGAAAAattcaatctcattttctcctccaacgtTTGTCATAGTTGTTTTACCTTATTtcagtacttctgcctacgtcacacatgtgtgattacataatgcatgaggttgagctagtgcaagatgagcatttgtggttaaaaagtatagaatttattattattattattattattattattttaataatttttatttatttaaatgaccaatcattttgctagataagacccttattcctcagctgggattgtgtagagctcttCGAAGCTGCAtcgaaactgcaatttggactttcaactcATTGGGTAcaactatgtggagaaaaatcctggaacgttttcctcaaaaaaccttattttctttttgactgaaaaaagaaagacatgaacatcttggatgacatgggggtgagtaaattatcaggaaatttttattctggaagtgaactaatcctttaagtacTAATGTAATGCAtgagttttttaattttttgaacaCTAGAtggcttttaatattttaaagaatcatACACCAGTGGGATATTACACACCATTATGTTTTTACCTC
The sequence above is a segment of the Labeo rohita strain BAU-BD-2019 chromosome 7, IGBB_LRoh.1.0, whole genome shotgun sequence genome. Coding sequences within it:
- the slc8b1 gene encoding mitochondrial sodium/calcium exchanger protein, giving the protein MRALVLVLFCTVALQWDRVICQKFVYQSNTHLVPHRNGWRSDRPSEVTPDRNGDECDVVMNLSANQRCEFVKNTSDCTSDEGFIKYPVVTFCLFPPNLLPLAITLYVLWLFVLFYVLGLIASDFFCPNLSAISSTLRLTHNVAGVTFLALGNGAPDVFSAMAAFSRPQTAGLAIGALFGAGIFVTTVVAGSIALVKPFTVASRPFLRDVIFYIAAVFWTFSILYKGHITIGESIGYLVLYIAYVVTVIVSAYIYNRQKHQLNGSAQTSGREQEEILPSDSCRENGSIQAHDEDEGEYEPLLPYTQSTAQIFLNAINPVDCRTWRRQHWSAKVLKVIKVPVEVLLLLTVPVVDTDKEDHNWKRPLNCLHLITGPLVCVLTLQSGKYGLLLIGGEFPVWVLVLCIGVFLSGIVFFTTTNERRPRYHFIYSLLGFVVSALWISTVASEIVSVLHLLGVVLSLSNTVLGLTLLAWGNSVGDFFADITIARQGYPRMAISACFGGIVFNMLFGVGLGCLLQYFQTKNVVMLEPEGMLCWVLSGALGLSLILSFILVPLQCFHLNRVYGIFLLIFYVVFLVVALLTEFRIIKF